The proteins below are encoded in one region of Methylobacillus flagellatus KT:
- a CDS encoding class I SAM-dependent methyltransferase translates to MNISALPVPDADAIKHSAQLIALIRQEVVDAGGWVSFARYMELALYAPGLGYYSAGAQKFGVAGDFVTAPEMTPLFGQTLARQVMAVLTQTGGSILELGAGRGKLAAVMLEELQLANALPERYEILEVSAGLRSVQQQYLQSVLAPALYARVAWLDSLPEAFTGVVLANEVLDAVPVHLVRKEEAGWQELGVALNQEGNLMLASRPLVDAGLVSGIEVLALPEYYQTETSPAARALVASLAQCLQEGVLLFIDYGFPRAEYYHPQRHQGTLMCHYRHYAHQDPLLYPGLQDLTAHVDFSAVAEAGIGNGLHLLGYCTQAQFLINCGITELMSRVPAHDLMRYAPLASAAQKLLSPAEMGELFKVIALGRHVQPLSGFVRGDRSHTL, encoded by the coding sequence ATGAATATCTCCGCCTTGCCTGTCCCCGATGCAGACGCTATCAAGCATAGTGCACAGCTGATCGCACTCATTCGCCAAGAGGTGGTTGATGCAGGGGGGTGGGTCAGTTTTGCCCGGTATATGGAGCTGGCGTTGTATGCGCCTGGCCTGGGCTATTACAGTGCGGGCGCGCAGAAATTCGGTGTGGCTGGCGACTTTGTGACAGCGCCGGAAATGACGCCGTTGTTCGGCCAGACCCTGGCGCGACAGGTAATGGCGGTGTTGACGCAGACTGGCGGCAGTATTCTTGAGCTGGGCGCAGGGCGAGGCAAGCTGGCTGCTGTCATGCTTGAGGAGTTGCAGCTTGCCAACGCGCTGCCCGAGCGATATGAGATCCTGGAAGTGAGTGCGGGGTTGAGAAGTGTGCAGCAGCAATATCTGCAGTCTGTTCTGGCGCCCGCGCTCTATGCACGTGTTGCGTGGCTGGACAGCTTGCCAGAGGCGTTTACAGGCGTTGTGCTTGCAAACGAGGTGCTTGATGCCGTGCCTGTACATCTCGTACGGAAAGAAGAAGCAGGTTGGCAGGAGCTGGGGGTGGCTTTGAATCAGGAGGGGAACTTGATGCTGGCGTCCCGGCCCCTGGTGGATGCCGGCCTGGTCAGTGGAATCGAAGTGCTTGCATTGCCGGAATACTACCAGACGGAGACCAGTCCTGCAGCGCGGGCGCTGGTGGCAAGCCTGGCACAGTGCCTGCAGGAAGGTGTGCTGCTGTTTATCGACTACGGGTTCCCACGGGCGGAGTACTACCACCCGCAACGTCACCAGGGCACCCTGATGTGCCACTATCGCCATTATGCCCACCAAGACCCCTTGCTGTACCCGGGCTTGCAGGACTTGACCGCCCACGTTGATTTTTCTGCCGTGGCAGAAGCGGGCATTGGGAACGGGCTCCATTTGCTGGGATATTGCACGCAGGCGCAGTTCCTGATCAATTGCGGGATTACCGAGCTGATGTCACGTGTGCCGGCGCATGACCTGATGCGGTATGCGCCACTGGCAAGCGCGGCGCAGAAGCTATTGTCACCTGCCGAAATGGGTGAACTGTTCAAGGTGATTGCGCTGGGTCGGCACGTGCAGCCGCTTTCGGGTTTTGTTCGCGGTGACCGTTCCCATACCCTATAA
- a CDS encoding pteridine reductase — MDASLDSKVVLITGGARRVGAAICRLLHAEGASLMIHYRSSDDEARTLQSELNLQRPNSVAIIQGDLLRLSVLPKLVQETVRHFGRLDALINNASSYYPSELGSITEDQWEDLIGPNLKAPLFLSQAAAPELKKTHGTIINITDTHVERPKKGYIVYSVAKAGLVTLTKSLAHELAPEVRVNAVAPGPVLWPENNPQFDEVYRQRVISQTLLKRIGEGDDVAKAVRFLLQDAPFITGHVIAVDGGRSLNL; from the coding sequence GTGGATGCATCCCTGGACAGCAAGGTGGTTTTGATTACTGGCGGTGCCAGGAGGGTGGGCGCGGCCATCTGCCGCCTGCTGCATGCTGAAGGCGCCAGCCTGATGATCCATTACCGCAGCTCGGACGATGAAGCGCGCACCTTGCAATCCGAGCTGAATCTGCAACGCCCTAACTCTGTCGCCATCATCCAGGGGGACTTGTTGCGGTTAAGCGTATTGCCCAAGCTGGTACAGGAGACCGTGCGCCACTTCGGCCGTCTGGACGCCCTTATCAATAACGCTTCCAGCTACTACCCCAGCGAGCTGGGCAGCATCACCGAAGACCAATGGGAAGACCTGATCGGCCCCAATCTCAAGGCACCATTGTTCCTGTCGCAGGCTGCCGCCCCCGAGCTCAAGAAAACGCACGGCACCATCATCAATATCACGGACACGCATGTAGAGCGCCCGAAAAAAGGATATATCGTTTACAGTGTTGCCAAAGCAGGTCTGGTGACACTGACCAAGTCATTGGCGCACGAATTGGCGCCGGAGGTCAGGGTCAACGCTGTCGCCCCCGGACCAGTGTTATGGCCTGAAAACAACCCGCAGTTCGACGAAGTATACCGCCAGCGCGTCATCTCCCAGACACTGCTGAAACGCATCGGCGAGGGTGACGATGTCGCCAAGGCGGTGCGCTTCCTGTTGCAGGACGCGCCTTTCATCACCGGACACGTGATCGCCGTCGATGGCGGACGTTCACTCAACCTTTAA
- a CDS encoding cytochrome c biogenesis protein ResB produces MRFAVSVLVVLGIASIIGTVLKQNEPYTNYIVQFGQFWFEFFEFLGLYDVYHSGWFLLILLFLVLSTSLCIYRNTPLMLKELRAFRESAKETSLRSFSHHHEYHTPYSTEETASRLARFLAAHGFRYKTVRQENGDSLFAAKAGSYQRLGYILTHAAIVVICVGGLLDGNLVFKAQELLGYKVVETRDIPERKVPPQSRMSPANLSFRANMTLPEGAGASAAFLRVRDGYLVQDLPFSIVLKAFRIEHYDTGQPKSFESDIMIIDPEREEPVTATIKVNHPLIYKGIAIYQSDFGDGGSKLDFKVWNLLGSHADHIPFSGNVFNKYDVSGGNSPLSVELSDFRLFNILNLSIDGKGKPRNVGPNVTFKVRDAEGQAREYVNYMNPLLLDGRQYFLSGVRSMQQDSYRYLRIPADENGEVDGYMNLRAAMFDQTLYPEIVRRVSQLALSSHGDLDTETRGRFEASVRQLLLAFSRGGFGQVAEMIDEAVPEAQRAGAAQAYVKIVTTAAFAAHAISRERAGLPPAENDEALQAFIEDSLHAISDSFHYGAPLYLQLTGFEHRQSSGLQLTRSPGKVLVYSGSVLLVLGIFAMIYIRERRIWLLVKPESSRVLFAMSANRKNRDFDIEFDNMRGKLARLLENQHM; encoded by the coding sequence ATGCGCTTTGCAGTCAGCGTGTTGGTCGTGCTCGGCATTGCTTCCATTATCGGCACAGTGCTTAAGCAGAATGAGCCATATACCAACTATATTGTGCAATTTGGCCAGTTCTGGTTCGAGTTTTTTGAGTTTCTCGGGCTTTACGACGTCTACCACTCGGGCTGGTTCCTGCTCATTCTGCTCTTTCTCGTGCTTTCCACATCCTTGTGTATTTATCGCAACACCCCGCTCATGCTGAAGGAGCTGCGCGCATTCCGGGAGAGTGCCAAGGAAACTTCACTGCGCAGCTTCAGCCATCATCATGAGTACCACACCCCATATTCCACCGAAGAGACTGCTTCTCGATTGGCGCGATTCCTCGCAGCGCATGGGTTTCGGTACAAGACAGTGCGGCAAGAGAATGGTGATAGCCTGTTTGCCGCCAAGGCGGGCAGCTATCAGCGCCTGGGTTATATCCTGACCCATGCTGCGATTGTCGTTATCTGTGTCGGTGGCCTTCTGGACGGAAACCTGGTATTCAAGGCGCAGGAGCTGCTTGGGTACAAGGTGGTAGAAACGCGCGATATCCCTGAGCGCAAGGTGCCGCCGCAAAGCCGTATGTCTCCGGCGAACCTTTCGTTCCGCGCCAATATGACGCTGCCCGAAGGTGCCGGTGCCAGCGCAGCCTTCCTGCGCGTGCGTGATGGATACCTGGTGCAGGATTTGCCGTTCAGCATTGTCTTGAAGGCTTTCCGTATTGAGCATTACGATACTGGCCAGCCCAAGTCGTTCGAGAGCGATATCATGATCATCGATCCTGAGCGCGAGGAGCCGGTCACAGCGACGATCAAGGTAAACCACCCCTTGATTTACAAGGGGATAGCCATCTACCAGTCCGACTTCGGCGATGGTGGCTCCAAGCTGGACTTCAAGGTATGGAACCTGCTGGGTAGCCATGCCGACCATATTCCGTTCAGCGGCAACGTATTCAACAAATATGACGTCAGCGGTGGCAATAGCCCATTGAGCGTAGAGTTGTCCGATTTTCGCCTGTTCAATATCCTGAACCTGTCTATCGACGGCAAGGGCAAGCCGCGCAATGTCGGCCCGAACGTCACCTTCAAAGTGCGGGATGCCGAAGGTCAGGCGCGCGAATATGTGAACTACATGAACCCGCTGCTGCTGGACGGACGGCAGTATTTTCTCTCTGGCGTGCGTTCCATGCAGCAGGATAGTTATCGCTATCTGCGGATTCCTGCGGATGAGAATGGGGAAGTCGATGGCTATATGAACTTACGGGCGGCGATGTTTGACCAAACGCTGTATCCGGAGATTGTACGCCGCGTCTCCCAGCTGGCCCTGTCCAGTCATGGCGATCTCGACACGGAAACGCGCGGCAGGTTCGAAGCCAGTGTCAGGCAGTTGTTGTTGGCGTTCAGCCGTGGCGGATTTGGCCAGGTGGCCGAAATGATCGATGAAGCCGTGCCGGAGGCGCAACGTGCTGGCGCTGCGCAGGCATACGTCAAAATCGTGACGACGGCTGCCTTTGCTGCCCATGCGATCAGTCGCGAGCGTGCCGGTCTCCCTCCGGCAGAGAATGACGAGGCGTTGCAGGCTTTCATCGAGGACAGCCTGCACGCGATCAGCGACAGCTTCCATTACGGAGCGCCGCTATATCTGCAATTGACCGGGTTCGAGCATCGCCAGTCCAGCGGTTTGCAGCTGACGCGCTCGCCGGGCAAGGTGCTGGTCTATTCCGGTTCCGTGTTGTTGGTACTGGGTATATTCGCCATGATTTATATCCGCGAGCGGCGTATCTGGTTGCTGGTGAAGCCGGAAAGCAGCCGTGTGCTGTTTGCCATGTCGGCCAATCGCAAGAACCGTGATTTCGACATTGAGTTCGACAATATGCGCGGTAAGCTCGCGCGACTGCTGGAAAACCAGCACATGTGA
- a CDS encoding ATP-binding protein, which produces MLGLMLLSFHGVLLWGFEDPLQKGLLLCHYGLFLIWQPIWQTKEKLSPQAILLFAAGGILLTLFVSWWLLAIWLSALFGLLGGRVFSATARASRHSYLFAATYLLSVLLLWVIPHLLDADTTLQVTEFLMLYLLPILPLVILFLHVKQETHQHAPILDFFYTLLLFLLSVTLILSIFTLSRTTEADYAEVVVWVVFGLAAVLLLASWLWNPRAGFSGIGQLLSRYLLSVGLPFERWIKNIAELAERETSAREFMQAAMSEVEALPWVVGGKWRTEDDQGEFGAPAPYFADLAFHDFHLTLYSRWPLTPALTMHLKLLAQILGEFHEAKRREEALLQNTYMQAIYETGARLTHDMKNIVQSMSALCSAAEQATEADNERLVALIRKQLPLLNQRLALTIDKLGAPRNENTRMLPLLEWWDNLQQRYAGSRISFSETISTEADPTIDSEVWDSVVDNLLQNALAKSRHEPDISISASLMVGNQKFVEIADSGNPMPAEVATNLFRKRIRSEGGLGIGLYQAGRQAQQAGYQLALVENNPGAVRFRLEMA; this is translated from the coding sequence ATGCTGGGATTGATGTTATTGAGTTTTCACGGCGTGCTGCTATGGGGTTTCGAGGATCCGCTGCAGAAGGGGCTACTGCTCTGCCACTATGGCTTGTTCCTGATCTGGCAGCCAATCTGGCAAACCAAGGAGAAACTTTCCCCGCAAGCCATTCTGTTGTTCGCAGCAGGTGGCATCCTGCTTACCTTGTTCGTAAGTTGGTGGTTGCTGGCCATCTGGCTCTCTGCCTTGTTCGGCCTGCTGGGTGGACGCGTTTTTTCCGCGACTGCGCGCGCTTCGCGCCACAGCTACCTGTTCGCTGCCACCTACCTGCTTTCGGTCCTCCTGCTGTGGGTCATCCCTCACCTGCTGGATGCCGACACGACCTTGCAAGTGACAGAATTCCTCATGCTCTACCTGCTGCCCATTCTTCCACTGGTCATTCTGTTCCTGCATGTCAAGCAGGAGACTCACCAGCATGCGCCCATTCTGGATTTCTTCTACACCCTACTGCTGTTCTTGCTCTCGGTGACTTTGATCCTCAGCATTTTCACGCTCTCGCGCACCACCGAGGCGGATTACGCCGAGGTCGTGGTATGGGTAGTGTTCGGCCTCGCCGCCGTCTTATTGCTGGCCAGCTGGCTATGGAACCCGCGTGCGGGTTTCAGTGGTATCGGGCAGCTACTGTCTCGCTATCTTCTCAGCGTGGGTCTGCCATTCGAACGCTGGATCAAGAATATTGCCGAGCTCGCCGAGCGCGAAACCAGCGCCAGGGAATTCATGCAAGCGGCAATGAGCGAAGTGGAAGCCCTGCCGTGGGTGGTAGGCGGAAAATGGAGGACTGAAGATGACCAAGGCGAGTTTGGAGCCCCTGCGCCCTACTTCGCCGACCTCGCGTTCCATGACTTCCACCTGACGCTTTATAGCCGTTGGCCGCTGACACCTGCGCTCACAATGCATCTCAAACTGCTCGCGCAGATACTTGGCGAGTTCCATGAAGCCAAGCGGCGCGAGGAAGCTTTGCTGCAGAACACTTATATGCAGGCTATTTATGAGACGGGGGCACGCCTCACCCACGACATGAAAAATATCGTGCAATCGATGAGCGCACTCTGTAGTGCGGCAGAGCAGGCAACCGAGGCCGACAATGAACGATTGGTCGCGCTGATTCGCAAGCAACTGCCTTTGCTCAATCAACGCCTGGCATTGACGATCGACAAGTTGGGCGCGCCACGCAACGAGAACACACGCATGCTGCCCTTGCTCGAATGGTGGGACAATCTGCAACAGCGCTATGCTGGCAGTCGCATCAGCTTCAGCGAGACCATCAGCACCGAAGCAGATCCAACGATAGACAGCGAGGTCTGGGATAGTGTCGTGGACAATCTGTTGCAAAATGCCCTGGCAAAATCCCGGCACGAACCGGATATCAGCATCTCCGCCTCATTGATGGTCGGCAATCAGAAATTTGTGGAAATCGCCGACAGCGGCAACCCCATGCCAGCAGAGGTGGCGACCAACCTTTTTCGCAAGCGCATCCGCTCCGAAGGCGGGCTAGGGATTGGGCTGTACCAAGCTGGGCGCCAGGCGCAACAGGCCGGCTATCAGCTTGCACTGGTGGAGAACAATCCAGGTGCAGTTCGTTTCCGATTGGAGATGGCTTAA
- the ttcA gene encoding tRNA 2-thiocytidine(32) synthetase TtcA gives MIKHYPDNASNSFLKLRNSLISATGKAIGDYNMIEDGDTILVCMSGGKDSYTMLMMLLALQERAPVNFKLIAMNLDQKQPGFPAHILPAYLEQLGVDHRIVEADTYSIVKEKIPEGKTTCSLCSRLRRGIIYRTAQELGANKIALGHHRDDIVETLFLNMFFGAKMKAMPPKLATNKGEFHVIRPLAYCAEKDIASYARGMDFPIIPCDLCGSQENLQRQKVKDMLQAWEREQPGRVNNIFRAICNVEPSHLADTDLYDFKHMSQSKAEDEDPLFGDIDKESNPALSLVSSEGFRIEFKRNIA, from the coding sequence ATGATCAAACATTATCCCGACAATGCCTCCAACAGCTTCCTCAAATTGCGCAACAGCCTCATCAGCGCCACTGGCAAAGCTATAGGCGACTACAACATGATCGAAGACGGCGACACCATTCTCGTCTGCATGAGCGGCGGCAAGGACTCCTATACCATGCTCATGATGCTGCTGGCGTTGCAGGAGCGCGCACCCGTCAACTTCAAGCTGATCGCCATGAACCTGGACCAGAAACAGCCGGGCTTTCCAGCTCACATCCTGCCTGCCTATCTGGAACAACTGGGCGTCGATCATCGTATTGTCGAGGCCGACACCTACTCCATCGTCAAGGAGAAGATCCCAGAAGGCAAGACGACCTGCTCCCTTTGCTCACGGCTGCGCCGTGGCATCATCTACCGCACGGCACAAGAACTGGGCGCAAATAAAATCGCATTGGGTCATCATCGTGACGACATCGTGGAAACGCTGTTCCTCAATATGTTTTTTGGTGCCAAGATGAAAGCCATGCCACCCAAGCTTGCCACCAACAAGGGAGAGTTCCACGTGATCCGTCCGCTCGCCTATTGTGCCGAGAAGGACATCGCCAGTTATGCACGTGGGATGGACTTCCCCATCATTCCCTGCGACCTCTGCGGCTCCCAGGAGAATCTGCAACGACAGAAGGTCAAGGACATGCTGCAAGCCTGGGAGCGGGAGCAACCGGGCCGCGTCAACAATATCTTTCGCGCCATCTGCAATGTCGAACCCTCGCACCTCGCCGATACCGACCTCTATGATTTCAAGCACATGTCGCAGAGCAAGGCCGAGGATGAAGATCCGCTGTTCGGCGATATTGATAAAGAAAGCAATCCGGCCTTGAGCCTGGTTTCCAGCGAAGGTTTCCGCATCGAGTTCAAACGCAATATCGCCTGA
- a CDS encoding ABC transporter ATP-binding protein, producing MSDNIVEIDNLSFGYKTRLLHKGINMKFPRGKVVAIMGGSGSGKTTLLRLIGGQLKPSGGEVRVTGEVVHKQDRKGLQKLRRKMGMLFQQGALFTDLSVYENVAFPIREHTDLPESMIRDLVMMKLNAVGLRGARNLKATELSGGMARRVALARAVALDPSIIMYDEPFAGLDPISMAVICNLIRKLNDALGATSIIVTHDVQEVFAFADYVYFVADGVVAAEGVPDDLRKSEMPFVHQFVHGEVDGPVPFHYAAPDYRQDILRSVNV from the coding sequence ATGAGCGACAATATCGTCGAAATCGACAATTTATCCTTTGGCTACAAGACGCGCTTGCTGCACAAGGGCATCAACATGAAATTTCCGCGCGGCAAGGTCGTGGCGATCATGGGCGGCAGCGGTAGCGGCAAGACCACGCTATTGCGATTGATTGGCGGGCAGTTGAAGCCGTCGGGCGGCGAAGTGCGCGTGACGGGCGAGGTGGTGCATAAGCAGGACCGCAAGGGCTTGCAAAAGCTGCGTCGCAAGATGGGCATGCTGTTTCAGCAAGGCGCCTTGTTCACTGATCTTTCCGTTTATGAGAATGTGGCCTTCCCGATCCGCGAGCATACCGACCTGCCGGAATCCATGATCCGCGACCTGGTGATGATGAAGCTCAATGCAGTGGGCCTGCGCGGTGCGCGGAATCTCAAGGCGACAGAGCTCTCCGGAGGTATGGCGCGCCGCGTGGCGCTGGCAAGGGCGGTGGCGCTCGACCCTTCCATCATTATGTATGACGAGCCGTTCGCCGGGCTGGACCCGATTTCGATGGCAGTGATATGCAACCTCATCCGCAAGCTCAACGATGCGCTGGGCGCGACCTCCATCATCGTGACGCATGATGTGCAGGAGGTGTTCGCCTTTGCCGATTATGTCTATTTCGTGGCGGACGGCGTCGTGGCGGCAGAAGGCGTGCCTGATGACCTACGCAAGTCCGAGATGCCGTTCGTGCACCAGTTCGTGCATGGCGAGGTGGATGGGCCGGTGCCTTTCCATTACGCCGCTCCCGACTACCGGCAGGATATCCTGAGGAGCGTGAATGTTTAG
- a CDS encoding prepilin-type N-terminal cleavage/methylation domain-containing protein yields MKKTSGFTLIELAIVLVIIGLLLGGVLKGQELINSAKAKNIANDFKNTQILLYGYQDKYRALPGDDAAVAMHITNGTPAAAANRGNGRIDGHWNSVTPTDESYLFWQHVRLAGLATGSTQVGTDAYIPRNADGGRIGVQSLNGFNTIQDDENPMVGTFVVCSEGITGRLAKQIDVLLDDGLTNNGAVRVTTTPAAVGAAGNSLANAAVPDGGTFTVCMSF; encoded by the coding sequence ATGAAAAAAACATCCGGCTTCACGCTGATCGAGCTGGCGATTGTCCTCGTGATTATCGGCCTGCTACTGGGCGGCGTGCTCAAGGGGCAGGAGTTGATTAATAGTGCTAAGGCAAAAAATATTGCCAATGATTTTAAAAATACGCAGATATTGCTGTATGGGTATCAGGACAAATATAGGGCATTGCCTGGGGATGACGCGGCAGTCGCCATGCACATAACGAATGGAACGCCAGCTGCTGCTGCTAATCGTGGGAATGGTCGAATTGATGGACATTGGAATTCTGTGACGCCGACAGATGAGTCCTATTTGTTCTGGCAACATGTCAGGTTGGCTGGCTTGGCTACAGGTTCGACTCAAGTGGGGACTGATGCTTACATTCCACGCAATGCTGATGGTGGGCGTATTGGGGTGCAAAGTTTGAATGGATTTAATACGATTCAGGATGATGAAAACCCGATGGTGGGAACCTTTGTTGTTTGCTCCGAAGGAATTACTGGGCGTTTAGCAAAGCAGATTGATGTATTACTGGATGATGGATTGACAAATAATGGGGCGGTACGTGTTACTACGACTCCTGCTGCTGTTGGAGCAGCTGGCAACTCGCTGGCGAATGCCGCTGTTCCTGACGGTGGAACTTTCACTGTTTGTATGTCTTTCTAG
- the yihA gene encoding ribosome biogenesis GTP-binding protein YihA/YsxC, which translates to MPLFQNATFHISAHNLSDLPAPAGIEVVFAGRSNAGKSSALNTLANHNRLAFVSKQPGRTQLINFFSLGNDRFLVDLPGYGYAKVPEAVRKHWQLTLASYLSQRPCIGGLVLVMDCRHPLTPLDRQMLNWYSPSGKPIHALLTKADKLSRQAANQTLQQVRKELEASWGNCSVQLFSSLKKQGVEEAETVIGRWLFAPEDDVPDAVA; encoded by the coding sequence ATGCCTTTGTTTCAAAACGCCACTTTTCATATTTCCGCCCACAATCTGAGCGACCTGCCTGCCCCCGCGGGCATCGAGGTGGTATTTGCAGGGCGCTCGAACGCCGGTAAATCCAGTGCATTGAACACACTGGCCAACCATAACCGCCTGGCCTTCGTGAGCAAACAGCCCGGGCGCACCCAGCTCATCAATTTTTTCAGCCTGGGCAATGACCGCTTCCTGGTGGACTTGCCAGGGTACGGTTACGCCAAGGTGCCAGAAGCCGTGCGCAAGCACTGGCAGCTTACACTGGCCAGCTACCTGAGCCAGCGCCCCTGCATCGGCGGGCTGGTGCTGGTGATGGACTGTCGCCACCCCCTCACCCCACTGGACCGCCAGATGCTGAATTGGTACAGCCCGAGCGGCAAGCCCATCCACGCCCTGCTCACCAAGGCAGACAAGCTGTCGCGCCAGGCAGCCAACCAGACATTGCAACAGGTCAGGAAAGAACTGGAGGCCAGCTGGGGCAACTGCAGCGTGCAATTGTTCTCCAGCCTGAAGAAGCAAGGCGTGGAAGAGGCCGAAACCGTGATCGGGCGCTGGTTATTTGCGCCGGAAGATGATGTCCCAGACGCCGTGGCCTAG
- the ccsB gene encoding c-type cytochrome biogenesis protein CcsB codes for MKTAYMEDAPEPLLRRLSLADWAYALLLLLGGVFAYRQYAEFMDAYEVGILFGSVALFSWLGWQWKPMRILLLVVAGISLASIRLYDGSQANVEQVFLLKYLISSQSAIMWMNVLFVLSMLAYWLGLLARSAFASKVGSGLVWSAVVMGFVGLMVRWYESYLIAPDVGHIPISNLYEVFILFCLITALAYLYYEGRYATRQLGGFVLIVINAAVGFILWYTFDRQAYEIQPLVPALQSYWMKIHVPANFIGYGTFALAAMVGLAYLLVSKGVLASRLPSLEVLDDVMYKAISVGFAFFTIATILGAMWAAEAWGGYWSWDPKETWALIVWLNYAAWLHLRLVKGLRGPILAWWALVGLLVTTFAFLGVNMFLSGLHSYGEL; via the coding sequence ATGAAGACTGCCTATATGGAAGATGCGCCGGAGCCGTTGCTCAGGCGCCTGAGCTTGGCGGACTGGGCCTATGCGCTATTGCTGCTGCTTGGAGGAGTGTTCGCATACCGGCAATATGCCGAATTCATGGATGCATATGAAGTCGGTATCCTGTTTGGTTCGGTCGCGTTGTTCAGCTGGCTGGGGTGGCAATGGAAGCCCATGCGTATCCTGTTGCTGGTCGTAGCGGGCATCAGCCTGGCATCCATCCGGCTTTATGATGGCAGTCAGGCGAATGTGGAGCAGGTATTTTTGCTCAAGTACCTGATTTCCAGCCAGTCGGCCATCATGTGGATGAACGTGTTGTTCGTCCTATCCATGCTGGCCTACTGGCTGGGCCTGTTAGCGCGTTCCGCCTTTGCGTCCAAGGTGGGGTCTGGCCTGGTCTGGTCTGCCGTGGTCATGGGCTTTGTTGGTCTGATGGTGCGCTGGTATGAGTCCTACCTGATCGCCCCGGATGTCGGGCACATTCCGATCAGCAACCTGTATGAAGTCTTCATCCTGTTCTGCCTGATTACCGCGCTGGCTTATCTCTATTACGAGGGACGTTATGCCACGCGCCAGCTTGGCGGTTTCGTGCTGATCGTCATCAACGCCGCCGTGGGCTTCATCCTCTGGTACACCTTCGACCGCCAAGCTTATGAAATCCAGCCATTGGTGCCTGCCTTGCAATCTTACTGGATGAAAATCCATGTCCCGGCCAATTTTATCGGTTATGGCACGTTCGCCCTGGCGGCCATGGTCGGCCTGGCCTATTTGCTGGTGAGCAAGGGCGTGCTTGCATCGCGCCTGCCTAGCCTGGAAGTGCTGGATGACGTGATGTACAAGGCCATCTCGGTCGGATTCGCCTTCTTTACCATCGCCACCATCCTGGGCGCCATGTGGGCCGCTGAAGCGTGGGGCGGCTATTGGTCTTGGGACCCGAAAGAGACCTGGGCGCTGATCGTCTGGCTCAATTATGCAGCCTGGCTGCACCTGCGGCTGGTCAAGGGACTGCGCGGGCCTATCCTGGCATGGTGGGCATTGGTGGGCTTGCTGGTCACCACCTTCGCCTTCCTGGGTGTGAACATGTTCCTGTCCGGCCTGCATTCTTACGGCGAACTATAG
- the trmB gene encoding tRNA (guanosine(46)-N7)-methyltransferase TrmB → MAQEMTGNENIGKEELARRPIRSFVLRQGRLTHAQQRALDELMPVFGVPYAPVILDLDSLFGREGSPKVLEIGFGMGDSTAKIAQSQPECDFIGVEVHTPGVGSLLKQIGELQLNNLRIIQHDAVEVLQHMIADASLDGVHIFFPDPWHKKRHHKRRLIQAAFVKLLCSKMKAGAYLHVATDWQEYAEWVLDILQQEPLLENTAQSYAPKPDYRPLTKFENRGIKLGHGVWDIIFRRK, encoded by the coding sequence ATGGCTCAAGAGATGACAGGCAATGAAAATATCGGCAAGGAGGAGCTTGCAAGACGCCCGATCCGCAGCTTCGTGTTGCGCCAGGGCCGACTGACGCACGCCCAGCAGCGCGCATTGGACGAGCTGATGCCGGTGTTCGGGGTGCCCTATGCCCCTGTCATTCTGGACCTGGATTCGCTATTCGGCCGAGAAGGGAGCCCTAAAGTCCTGGAAATTGGCTTCGGCATGGGGGATAGCACGGCCAAGATTGCCCAGAGCCAACCGGAGTGCGATTTTATCGGCGTGGAAGTGCACACGCCAGGGGTAGGCAGCCTGCTCAAGCAGATTGGAGAATTGCAGCTGAACAACCTGCGCATCATCCAGCACGATGCGGTGGAAGTGCTGCAGCATATGATCGCCGACGCCAGCCTGGACGGCGTGCACATATTCTTTCCCGATCCCTGGCATAAGAAGCGCCACCACAAGCGCCGGCTGATCCAGGCGGCGTTCGTCAAACTGCTATGCAGCAAAATGAAGGCGGGCGCTTACTTGCATGTGGCGACGGACTGGCAGGAGTATGCGGAGTGGGTGCTGGATATCCTGCAGCAAGAGCCCTTGCTAGAGAATACGGCGCAGAGTTATGCGCCCAAGCCGGACTATCGCCCGCTGACCAAGTTCGAGAACCGTGGCATCAAGCTAGGCCACGGCGTCTGGGACATCATCTTCCGGCGCAAATAA